From one Leptospira stimsonii genomic stretch:
- a CDS encoding phosphatase PAP2 family protein: protein MIQLVDKIDFSLSTWIRANLHNPGLSHILSKINRGEVFLIILLPFLFLKNDLPIAWYWVLLFTGTVTYANDRFVLFLKKLIARKRPLITVAGKVDSNPDMKHSFPSAHAANSMTAVLILVFLFKFSPALILISFLAGFGRLLSLHHFVSDVIGGWIIGSIFGALGLFFGSALLRFCCA, encoded by the coding sequence TTGATACAACTCGTAGATAAGATCGACTTTTCACTTTCAACTTGGATCCGTGCGAATTTGCACAATCCCGGGCTGAGTCATATTCTTTCCAAAATCAATCGTGGAGAAGTGTTTCTTATTATTCTCCTTCCTTTCTTATTCTTAAAGAATGATTTACCTATCGCTTGGTATTGGGTCCTCTTATTTACAGGAACCGTAACGTATGCGAATGATCGATTTGTTTTATTCTTAAAAAAGTTAATCGCGAGAAAAAGACCTCTGATTACCGTCGCCGGCAAAGTGGATTCAAATCCGGATATGAAACATTCGTTTCCGTCCGCGCACGCCGCAAACTCGATGACTGCGGTTTTGATTCTTGTCTTTTTATTTAAATTTTCTCCGGCCTTGATTCTGATTAGTTTCTTAGCCGGATTTGGAAGGTTGCTTTCACTCCATCACTTCGTGAGCGACGTGATCGGCGGATGGATCATCGGATCCATCTTTGGAGCATTGGGATTATTTTTTGGGAGCGCTCTTCTTAGGTTTTGCTGTGCTTGA
- a CDS encoding methyl-accepting chemotaxis protein, protein MRKNLPVTNREIQIPPNAVLISRTDTKGRISYVSQDFANVSGFSEEEMLGEPHNLIRHPDVPPYVYKEMWDTIQGGDPWNGVVKNRAKSGDHYWVDATITPVMSDGIVTGYMSVRKKATAKQIARAEILFKELQNTDSIIWKTKVSFRSLLQRLGLAGKILIYSLLVFVPLLFANFEWINQGLIFLPLFGISCGTLGILFLILTIFGYRKRIREIIAIQKEIVAGNFLKEIPVRREYSEVTEIYSTLRVLVISVWGLLVQIKENFEKNNELYKYLSLSSDKFQKSTHSQAASVEETASASHELSSTLEEIVKSIQFQSSGLAAINEGIGKVNESIQNVSKSMDGLSTQTSSVKQKASQSQETFGRAILAMDEIKEYSNGISKIIGIITSISEKTNLLALNASIESARAGEAGKGFSVVAEEISKLADQTRNSIKDIVSLIGNTTKAVDFGAEKFQESLSIVKELTNYIGEVNSSATIVTASLAAQAEKLNEIRKNTDQVNKIGETVTESSRFQKVASEEIASSMQNIAENSESIAKTSEDIKLTVDESIQKAIKLKDILRHFKTS, encoded by the coding sequence ATGAGAAAAAATCTTCCGGTCACAAATCGAGAAATTCAAATTCCGCCGAATGCGGTTCTGATCTCAAGAACCGATACAAAGGGTAGAATTTCCTACGTTAGTCAAGATTTCGCGAATGTTAGCGGCTTTTCCGAGGAAGAAATGTTAGGCGAACCCCACAATCTCATTCGACATCCCGATGTTCCTCCTTATGTTTATAAGGAAATGTGGGACACGATTCAAGGGGGAGATCCCTGGAACGGTGTCGTAAAAAATCGTGCGAAATCGGGAGACCATTACTGGGTAGATGCGACAATTACTCCGGTAATGAGCGACGGGATCGTAACGGGTTATATGTCCGTCCGAAAGAAGGCAACCGCCAAACAAATCGCGCGTGCTGAAATCCTGTTTAAGGAATTGCAAAATACGGATTCCATCATTTGGAAGACGAAGGTGAGTTTCCGCTCCTTACTGCAAAGATTAGGTCTTGCAGGCAAAATTCTTATCTATAGTTTACTCGTCTTTGTTCCGCTTTTGTTCGCCAATTTTGAATGGATAAACCAAGGGTTGATTTTTCTTCCTCTATTCGGAATTTCCTGCGGTACCCTTGGAATCCTTTTTCTCATTTTGACGATATTCGGATATCGAAAACGAATTCGCGAAATCATAGCGATTCAAAAGGAGATTGTGGCCGGTAACTTTTTAAAGGAAATTCCGGTTAGAAGGGAATATTCGGAAGTCACGGAAATTTATTCCACTCTTAGAGTTCTCGTGATAAGTGTTTGGGGGTTGCTTGTTCAAATCAAAGAGAACTTCGAGAAGAACAACGAGCTCTATAAGTATCTATCCTTATCTTCCGATAAATTTCAAAAGAGTACTCATTCTCAAGCGGCGTCCGTTGAAGAGACCGCGTCCGCGTCTCACGAACTCTCATCTACATTGGAAGAGATCGTAAAGTCGATTCAGTTTCAGTCTTCCGGTTTGGCGGCGATCAATGAAGGAATCGGAAAAGTAAACGAATCGATACAAAATGTTTCCAAATCGATGGATGGCCTATCTACTCAGACCTCTTCCGTAAAACAAAAAGCTTCGCAAAGTCAGGAAACGTTCGGAAGAGCAATACTTGCGATGGACGAAATCAAAGAATATTCCAATGGAATTTCGAAGATCATAGGAATCATAACTTCCATCTCGGAGAAGACAAATCTTCTGGCACTGAACGCATCGATAGAATCTGCAAGAGCCGGTGAAGCGGGAAAAGGATTCAGCGTTGTTGCAGAGGAGATTTCGAAACTTGCGGACCAAACTCGAAATTCTATCAAAGATATCGTCAGCCTTATCGGTAACACTACAAAGGCAGTAGATTTCGGAGCCGAAAAATTTCAAGAGTCCCTATCGATCGTAAAGGAATTAACCAATTACATCGGAGAGGTGAATTCTTCCGCAACCATCGTCACGGCATCTTTAGCGGCGCAGGCGGAAAAATTAAATGAAATTCGAAAGAATACGGATCAAGTAAACAAAATTGGTGAAACGGTAACGGAGTCTTCCCGCTTTCAAAAAGTTGCTTCAGAAGAAATCGCTTCCTCCATGCAAAATATTGCCGAAAATTCTGAATCGATCGCAAAGACATCGGAAGATATCAAACTCACTGTGGACGAATCGATTCAAAAGGCAATCAAGTTAAAGGATATTCTCAGGCACTTCAAAACCAGTTGA
- a CDS encoding DUF445 domain-containing protein, with protein sequence MEWFQEHPQFVEIFSILFTCSFVGWITNYIAVQMIFYPNEFIGIGSFGWKGIIPNHAVKMSNLIAKVLTSKVVRPHELYERVDPKQINEAIRDIIKEKSREIVEDVIVAENRALWALLPNSLKEDLEKEIQTEIPKQIEQVYKSFGQELDEVLELDEIIRVSLSGDNTKFLVEMFMRCGGPEFAFIIRSGIYFGFFIGLIQVGFINFFNQWWTMPIMGVLVGYYTNWLAILMIFHPLEPKQYFFIRYQGLFLKRQKEVSKEFAAVIASRVLNPENLIRLIFLGKGGDLIIQLVMDKAKTMTEAKLKEKAPFAPLILGSEKINEVKRKIADHLLWIIPQVAERIQNYITDSLQIEKTVADRLSVLPAEEFESLLHSVFKEDETTLIILGALLGGFVGLIQAYLVFMS encoded by the coding sequence ATGGAATGGTTTCAAGAACATCCTCAATTTGTTGAGATATTTTCAATCTTATTTACCTGTTCTTTCGTCGGCTGGATTACGAATTACATAGCCGTTCAAATGATCTTTTATCCGAACGAGTTCATCGGAATAGGTAGTTTCGGTTGGAAGGGTATCATTCCAAATCACGCGGTTAAGATGAGCAATCTCATAGCGAAAGTATTGACTTCGAAAGTTGTGCGTCCTCACGAATTGTATGAAAGAGTGGATCCGAAGCAAATCAATGAAGCGATTCGTGATATCATAAAAGAAAAATCGAGGGAAATTGTCGAAGATGTGATCGTTGCTGAAAACCGTGCCTTATGGGCTTTACTACCGAATTCTTTAAAAGAAGACTTAGAGAAAGAAATTCAAACGGAAATTCCGAAACAGATTGAACAAGTTTATAAATCCTTCGGTCAGGAATTAGATGAAGTTTTAGAATTGGATGAGATCATTCGTGTTTCGTTAAGCGGTGATAATACGAAATTTCTGGTGGAAATGTTTATGCGATGCGGCGGACCCGAGTTTGCATTTATTATCCGGTCCGGGATTTACTTTGGCTTTTTTATCGGACTGATTCAGGTTGGATTCATTAATTTTTTTAACCAATGGTGGACGATGCCGATTATGGGCGTTCTCGTAGGTTATTATACGAACTGGCTTGCCATTTTGATGATCTTTCATCCACTAGAACCGAAACAGTATTTTTTCATTCGATACCAAGGTCTTTTTCTCAAAAGACAAAAGGAAGTTTCAAAAGAATTCGCCGCGGTGATCGCATCTCGGGTGCTAAATCCGGAAAATTTAATCCGACTTATTTTTCTTGGGAAGGGAGGAGATTTGATTATCCAGTTAGTAATGGATAAGGCAAAGACAATGACGGAAGCGAAGTTAAAAGAAAAAGCCCCGTTCGCACCATTGATCCTTGGTTCGGAAAAAATAAATGAAGTAAAAAGAAAGATAGCGGACCATCTTTTGTGGATCATTCCTCAAGTTGCTGAACGAATTCAAAATTACATCACGGATTCTCTTCAAATTGAAAAAACTGTGGCAGATCGTCTGAGTGTGTTACCCGCCGAAGAATTTGAATCATTATTACATTCCGTTTTCAAAGAGGATGAAACGACTCTTATCATTCTCGGGGCACTTTTAGGCGGTTTCGTAGGTCTCATTCAGGCTTATCTTGTTTTTATGTCCTGA
- a CDS encoding Re/Si-specific NAD(P)(+) transhydrogenase subunit alpha, whose translation MNIGILKEAKEETRVSVTPDIIDALKKIGATVLVEKGAGEQSYYHDEDYKKAGASLVSRQDIISKSNIIVSLHLADPATLAKIKPGTIYLGMFQPAMNAPTIQKLASKKVDVLSLDAIARITRAQSMDVLSSQATVAGYKAVLLAATHLARFFPMLTTAAGTITPASVLIIGAGVAGLQAIASSRRLGAVVDVFDTRPEVKEQVQSLGAKFVEVEGAQHSAAAGGYAVEQTEEYKKRQQEAIDKFAQRADVIITTALIPGRKAPLLITKKIVDNMKSGSVVVDLASSMGGNCEYTKHGQNVITPKGVTVIGHKNLAGSIPNDASKMFSKNVLNFLKLLIKEKKINLDLNDEILSSTTITHGGEIRHKLTLDALGSKSSTAKPKKSAPKK comes from the coding sequence ATGAATATTGGAATTCTAAAAGAAGCTAAAGAAGAAACAAGAGTTTCCGTAACTCCTGATATTATCGACGCGTTGAAAAAAATCGGCGCAACCGTTTTAGTTGAAAAGGGCGCTGGTGAACAGTCCTATTATCACGACGAAGATTATAAAAAAGCGGGAGCCAGCTTAGTCTCTCGCCAAGATATCATCAGCAAATCTAATATCATCGTAAGTCTTCATCTTGCTGACCCTGCTACTCTTGCAAAAATTAAACCTGGAACAATCTATTTAGGAATGTTTCAACCTGCGATGAACGCGCCTACGATTCAAAAACTTGCCTCAAAAAAAGTGGATGTCCTGAGTTTGGACGCGATTGCGAGAATTACGAGAGCGCAGTCGATGGACGTTCTTTCTTCGCAAGCAACTGTCGCGGGTTATAAAGCAGTTCTTCTTGCCGCAACACATTTAGCGAGATTCTTTCCAATGCTAACGACCGCGGCTGGAACCATCACGCCGGCTTCCGTTCTGATTATCGGTGCAGGCGTTGCCGGTCTCCAAGCGATCGCCTCTTCCAGAAGATTAGGGGCCGTCGTCGACGTATTCGATACTCGACCGGAAGTAAAAGAACAAGTCCAGTCTCTAGGTGCGAAATTCGTGGAAGTAGAAGGTGCGCAACATTCTGCGGCGGCCGGTGGGTATGCGGTGGAACAAACCGAAGAATACAAAAAACGCCAACAAGAAGCGATTGATAAGTTTGCTCAAAGAGCGGACGTAATCATCACAACCGCTTTGATTCCAGGCAGAAAAGCGCCTTTATTGATTACTAAGAAAATCGTAGACAATATGAAATCGGGTTCCGTAGTCGTGGACCTAGCTTCTTCCATGGGCGGGAATTGTGAATATACGAAACACGGTCAGAACGTGATCACTCCGAAAGGTGTTACCGTGATCGGTCATAAGAATTTGGCAGGATCCATTCCAAACGATGCTTCTAAAATGTTCAGTAAGAACGTTCTGAACTTTTTGAAGTTATTGATTAAGGAAAAGAAAATCAACTTGGACCTGAATGACGAGATTCTTTCTTCCACAACGATTACTCATGGTGGAGAAATTCGTCACAAGCTTACGTTAGATGCACTTGGATCGAAATCAAGCACAGCAAAACCTAAGAAGAGCGCTCCCAAAAAATAA
- a CDS encoding M50 family metallopeptidase, with translation MENRFLRLTIFISIAITLFSFWDHHLVRYLKDFIVFIHEIGHAIAALLTGGTVHAIELHGNESGETIAIPSSGKSSFIFVVSAGYLGSCLIGGFLLNRGFSGKMIRPTLISFGAILLLMTISYSKPGNLAQYTGILWGLGFVLLGLFNLKMNHFVLVFIGTSITLYSLYDLLDFTGNIVFTDAGIMAMWITGANPTQSIPKSVIVLGYLIALLWSFFSLSIIFVSVKKVFQSGIQDTELLQEEDAFHFPEGANAETPFPGDVTPEVMEWFFSKGLDLNGKPLPAEFLEKEE, from the coding sequence ATGGAGAATCGATTCCTCAGACTTACGATTTTTATCTCGATTGCAATTACACTTTTTTCTTTTTGGGATCACCATCTTGTTCGTTATCTCAAAGACTTCATTGTTTTTATTCATGAGATCGGACATGCGATCGCGGCTCTCTTGACCGGTGGCACGGTTCATGCGATCGAACTCCATGGAAACGAATCCGGAGAGACGATTGCTATTCCAAGCTCCGGAAAAAGTTCTTTTATTTTCGTAGTTTCCGCCGGTTATTTGGGATCTTGTTTGATCGGCGGTTTCCTTTTGAATCGCGGCTTTTCCGGAAAGATGATTCGTCCGACTCTGATCTCTTTTGGCGCGATCCTACTTCTAATGACGATCTCCTATTCTAAACCCGGAAATCTTGCTCAATACACTGGAATTCTTTGGGGATTGGGTTTTGTTTTACTCGGACTCTTCAATCTTAAGATGAATCATTTTGTTCTGGTTTTTATCGGAACAAGTATCACGCTCTATAGCTTATACGACCTCCTGGACTTTACAGGGAACATCGTATTTACGGATGCCGGAATTATGGCGATGTGGATCACGGGTGCGAACCCTACTCAAAGTATTCCGAAATCAGTGATCGTCTTGGGATATTTGATTGCTCTCCTTTGGTCTTTTTTTAGTTTATCCATCATATTCGTCTCGGTGAAAAAAGTCTTCCAATCCGGAATACAAGATACGGAACTCTTACAAGAAGAAGACGCTTTCCACTTTCCCGAGGGAGCAAATGCAGAAACCCCTTTTCCGGGAGACGTAACGCCGGAAGTTATGGAATGGTTTTTCAGCAAAGGTCTCGATTTAAACGGAAAACCTTTGCCTGCAGAATTTTTGGAAAAAGAAGAATAA
- a CDS encoding UpxY family transcription antiterminator: MIKNSDTNEWYALYTNPRAEKKLKKLFQERKIECFLPLLSKRKKWSDRWKVVEEPMYPSYIFVKISFSEERIKVLQLPGAHHFVFYAGKPYVIPDEDIQLVRTFLESFPDKVQVEMQEKLSPGKKVLIKEGPFTGYHAEIIQRKNQEQIIVKFPGMNLMTSVTLDIDKLRLEENLGSNF; encoded by the coding sequence ATGATAAAGAATTCTGATACCAACGAATGGTATGCGTTGTATACCAATCCAAGAGCTGAAAAAAAGCTCAAAAAACTTTTTCAAGAACGAAAGATTGAATGTTTCCTTCCTTTGCTTTCGAAAAGAAAAAAGTGGTCCGATCGTTGGAAGGTCGTCGAAGAACCGATGTATCCTTCCTATATTTTCGTAAAGATTTCCTTTTCCGAAGAGCGAATCAAAGTTCTTCAGTTGCCCGGTGCGCACCATTTCGTTTTTTATGCGGGAAAACCATATGTAATTCCCGACGAAGATATCCAGCTTGTGCGTACTTTTTTGGAATCCTTTCCTGACAAGGTCCAAGTCGAGATGCAAGAGAAACTTTCTCCGGGGAAAAAAGTCTTAATCAAAGAAGGCCCGTTCACCGGATATCACGCAGAAATCATTCAAAGAAAAAACCAAGAGCAAATTATAGTCAAATTCCCCGGAATGAATTTAATGACTTCCGTGACTCTGGATATAGATAAGTTAAGGCTGGAGGAAAACCTTGGATCCAATTTTTGA
- a CDS encoding UDP-glucuronic acid decarboxylase family protein, which translates to MIKKRILITGGAGFIGSHLCSKLLDEGNEVICLDNLHTGRKKNIEELFKHPKFEFIRHDVTDPIKLEVDQIYNMACPASPVHYQSNAIKTIKTNVLGMMNMLGLAKRVKARILQASTSEVYGNPLEHPQKETYWGNVNPIGIRSCYDEGKRVAETLCFDYERNHEVDIRVIRIFNTYGPKMLPDDGRVVSNFIVQALKKEDITIYGDGEQTRSFCYVDDLVDGIIRMMNTEDFSGPVNLGNDGEFTVKELAELVLKETGSSSKIIRKPLPQDDPARRKPDLTLARQRLGFEPKVALTEGIRKTIEYFKNNLD; encoded by the coding sequence ATGATTAAAAAAAGAATACTTATTACCGGCGGAGCCGGATTTATTGGATCGCATCTTTGCAGTAAACTTTTGGACGAAGGCAATGAAGTTATCTGTCTCGATAACTTACATACTGGTAGAAAGAAAAATATCGAAGAACTCTTCAAACACCCTAAATTCGAATTCATAAGACATGATGTAACGGATCCGATCAAATTGGAAGTCGATCAGATTTACAATATGGCTTGTCCTGCAAGTCCCGTTCACTATCAATCGAACGCAATCAAAACCATAAAGACGAACGTTCTCGGAATGATGAATATGCTCGGACTCGCAAAAAGAGTAAAGGCAAGAATTCTTCAGGCATCGACAAGCGAAGTTTACGGCAATCCATTGGAACATCCTCAAAAAGAAACATATTGGGGAAATGTGAATCCGATCGGAATTCGAAGTTGTTATGACGAAGGAAAACGCGTCGCTGAAACTCTTTGTTTCGACTACGAGAGAAATCACGAGGTTGATATTCGTGTGATCCGTATTTTTAATACGTACGGGCCAAAGATGCTTCCCGACGATGGAAGAGTCGTAAGTAATTTTATCGTTCAAGCCTTGAAGAAAGAAGACATAACCATCTACGGAGATGGGGAACAAACCCGTTCTTTTTGTTATGTCGACGATCTCGTGGACGGGATTATACGTATGATGAACACGGAAGATTTTTCAGGTCCTGTGAATCTCGGAAACGATGGAGAATTTACTGTGAAAGAACTCGCCGAGTTGGTGCTGAAAGAAACAGGTTCTTCCTCCAAGATCATTCGTAAGCCTTTGCCTCAGGACGATCCTGCTCGAAGAAAACCCGACCTAACCTTAGCAAGACAACGATTGGGTTTCGAGCCTAAGGTTGCTCTTACCGAAGGAATTCGGAAAACGATCGAATACTTTAAAAATAACTTGGATTAA
- a CDS encoding DUF1577 domain-containing protein gives MNVMYQKYLQAPRSWETIEDLNKIKYILKEYIHFQGLLVKESPFHQELKPMEIREDGTFVFPIDSSLTNLDNELVLYRTLSKHIEIGFQVVEKNDLQIVCKPVFAKIAKTQRMSPRIEGLIGKVVAHKFLIPRKELEIKKVLGTSGQIILNDLNRKIKQIYPSAHLIFNSSEERSPEEELVMKHKKPIYISDTNTMASDVSNELAELDLLPVKQVLQEELILEERIRFFKSSKVRSLLIFPILFKSGGESQIFAMGVIESSDGPVSEKVVPLYLEMEEIFNSRMGDSNTKALDIKQNVLNISEGGILLEVTESQLIESFLHKPSFTADITFKMQAPLRFAFHIRHIFQVGEIYHVGAEIVGSNDAKANMTLLKKNMNFIKTQ, from the coding sequence ATGAACGTAATGTATCAAAAATATTTGCAGGCTCCTCGATCTTGGGAAACCATCGAGGACTTGAATAAAATAAAATATATCCTAAAGGAATACATCCACTTTCAGGGATTGTTGGTAAAGGAATCACCGTTCCACCAAGAACTAAAGCCGATGGAAATCAGAGAAGACGGAACGTTCGTCTTTCCGATCGATTCTTCATTAACGAATTTGGACAATGAACTCGTATTATACAGAACTCTATCAAAACATATCGAAATCGGATTTCAAGTCGTAGAGAAAAACGATTTGCAGATCGTGTGCAAACCCGTCTTTGCAAAGATCGCAAAAACCCAAAGAATGTCTCCCAGAATCGAGGGACTGATCGGCAAAGTCGTCGCACATAAGTTTCTGATTCCGCGAAAGGAATTGGAAATCAAAAAAGTATTGGGCACTTCAGGTCAGATCATTCTCAACGATCTCAACCGGAAAATAAAACAGATCTACCCAAGCGCACATTTAATTTTCAATTCTTCGGAAGAACGTTCACCGGAAGAAGAATTGGTGATGAAGCATAAAAAGCCGATCTACATCAGCGATACAAACACGATGGCGTCGGACGTCTCGAACGAACTCGCAGAATTAGATTTACTGCCGGTAAAACAAGTTCTTCAAGAGGAATTGATCTTAGAAGAACGAATTCGATTCTTCAAGAGCAGTAAAGTTCGGTCCCTTTTGATTTTCCCGATTCTTTTTAAGAGTGGTGGGGAATCTCAAATTTTTGCCATGGGCGTGATCGAATCCAGTGATGGGCCGGTATCGGAAAAAGTAGTTCCTCTTTACCTTGAAATGGAGGAAATTTTTAACTCTCGAATGGGTGATTCCAATACCAAAGCCTTGGACATCAAGCAAAATGTCCTCAATATTTCGGAAGGTGGAATTCTTCTGGAAGTGACAGAGTCACAATTGATCGAATCCTTTTTACACAAACCGTCTTTTACGGCGGACATTACTTTTAAGATGCAGGCGCCGTTGCGGTTTGCGTTTCATATCCGACATATTTTTCAGGTCGGAGAAATCTACCACGTGGGCGCAGAAATAGTTGGCTCCAATGATGCTAAGGCAAATATGACTCTATTGAAGAAAAATATGAACTTCATTAAGACTCAGTAA
- a CDS encoding LIC_10042 family TonB-like protein, with protein MSTKLSFIVSGLFHILIFALILFSNPDSPFISDFKIILKKGGSPPLSLSLSNNSNGRNSKSAHSENSKVSGTFEREIEEFKNEIHFPQGALEQRLESDCSWEVEIKSDGKAEILKTLQPCQYSIFEVEFKRALRTWKFNLEEGAKLIIPVSFKVDDKEF; from the coding sequence GTGAGCACGAAACTTTCGTTTATTGTTTCCGGTCTTTTTCATATTCTAATTTTTGCATTGATTCTATTTTCTAATCCGGATTCTCCCTTTATTTCTGATTTCAAAATTATTCTGAAAAAAGGAGGAAGTCCTCCTCTGTCGCTCAGTCTTTCGAACAACTCGAACGGTAGGAATTCGAAATCGGCTCATTCGGAAAATTCAAAAGTTTCAGGAACCTTCGAAAGAGAAATTGAAGAATTTAAGAACGAAATCCACTTTCCACAGGGGGCCCTGGAACAGAGATTGGAATCAGATTGTTCTTGGGAAGTAGAGATAAAATCTGACGGTAAAGCGGAGATTCTAAAAACTTTACAACCTTGCCAATATTCGATTTTTGAAGTCGAATTTAAGAGAGCGCTACGAACCTGGAAATTCAATCTCGAAGAAGGCGCGAAGTTAATCATTCCCGTCTCGTTTAAAGTAGATGATAAAGAATTCTGA
- the hisS gene encoding histidine--tRNA ligase: MENQKNFLTTAPYKGTRDFYPEEMRLRNWMFSVMRETVLSFGYQEYDGPILESFDLYKAKSGEEIVERQLYDFIDKGERRVAIRPEMTPTLARMVAGNLRNLPRPVRWFSIPNLWRYEQPGKGRLREHWQLNVDLFGVDTYRAEVEILLIADSILKKFGAPEGSYQIKVSHRKLLDSFLKTTLKLNDDQVHGVSKLLDKKSKISVEAFEAEIRPLLNDAPKQLPLIESYLSSTLENVSEIPGIDSESVSFIRNLFHELGELGVGKQLTFDPSIIRGFDYYTGCIFEVFDTNPENRRSLYGGGRYDNLIGLFSKEQLSGIGFGLGDVTLKNFLEGHNLIPDLGRQTTVFLPIMDESLFLETSKLSKELRENGILTETMLDSAKIGKQIQVAEKKGYRYVLFLGESEIQSESVQIKDLVSGEQKNLPRKGLSEILKKDFQL, encoded by the coding sequence TTGGAAAATCAGAAGAACTTTTTAACAACAGCCCCGTACAAAGGGACCAGAGACTTTTATCCTGAAGAGATGCGTCTTCGCAACTGGATGTTTTCCGTAATGCGCGAGACCGTTCTTTCTTTTGGTTACCAAGAATACGACGGTCCTATCCTAGAATCTTTCGATCTCTACAAAGCCAAAAGCGGAGAGGAAATCGTAGAACGTCAATTATACGATTTTATAGATAAGGGCGAGAGAAGAGTTGCGATTCGTCCTGAAATGACTCCGACTCTCGCCAGAATGGTAGCCGGAAATCTCCGCAATCTGCCGAGACCGGTTCGCTGGTTTTCCATCCCGAATTTATGGCGTTATGAACAACCCGGAAAAGGGAGACTGAGAGAACACTGGCAATTAAACGTAGATTTGTTCGGAGTGGATACCTATCGCGCCGAAGTCGAGATTTTGCTGATAGCGGATTCTATTCTGAAAAAATTCGGCGCACCTGAAGGAAGTTATCAGATTAAGGTTTCGCATAGAAAGCTTCTTGATAGCTTTTTGAAAACTACCTTGAAATTAAATGACGATCAAGTTCACGGGGTTTCCAAACTCTTGGATAAAAAGTCCAAAATTTCCGTGGAAGCGTTCGAGGCGGAAATTCGTCCCCTCTTAAACGATGCGCCGAAACAACTCCCACTGATTGAAAGTTATCTCTCTTCCACCTTGGAGAATGTTTCGGAAATCCCAGGCATTGATTCGGAATCGGTTTCTTTTATTAGAAATCTCTTTCACGAATTAGGTGAACTGGGAGTTGGAAAACAACTGACCTTCGACCCGTCTATCATTCGAGGATTTGATTATTATACCGGTTGTATTTTTGAAGTTTTTGATACGAACCCGGAAAATAGACGATCTCTTTACGGTGGAGGTCGATACGATAACTTAATCGGATTGTTTTCGAAAGAGCAACTTTCCGGAATCGGATTCGGGTTAGGCGACGTGACTCTTAAGAATTTTCTCGAAGGCCACAATTTAATTCCTGACTTAGGAAGGCAAACTACAGTGTTCCTTCCTATTATGGATGAATCCTTATTCTTAGAAACCTCTAAACTTTCAAAGGAACTTCGTGAGAATGGAATCCTCACCGAAACGATGTTAGATTCCGCAAAGATCGGAAAACAAATTCAGGTCGCGGAAAAAAAAGGTTATCGTTATGTGTTGTTCCTCGGAGAATCGGAAATTCAATCGGAATCCGTCCAGATAAAAGATTTGGTTTCCGGAGAACAGAAAAATCTCCCGCGAAAAGGGCTTTCCGAAATTCTGAAAAAAGATTTTCAACTTTGA